The Rhododendron vialii isolate Sample 1 chromosome 1a, ASM3025357v1 region TGATGAAGCAGGTCCTTCAGGACTTACAGAGGTTATAGTTGGTATCATGGCTGTTTTTGATGGTCATAATGGTGCTGAAGCCAGTGAGATGGCTTCAAAGCTATTGCTAGAGTATTTCGTGTTGCATACGTATTTTCTTCTTGACAGCACGTTTTTGTTTATATCGAAAAGGTCCGTGGGGATGTTGCCAGATAACGAAGAACCTTATCTTACTTTTCAAGCAATTAATTGGGAAGATGTTGGGAATTGGCATGCATCAGATCATGAAAGGTGAGTTCTCTTTCCCAACCTCCTTAATTTTTGTGTATGGGCCCACTTTGTGCATACTATATCGTAGTGAGAGGTTATAGTTAACGCACAATTGGTCTCAGCAAGTTTTTTGCCTAACTTGTTCCCCATATAGAAAAATGGTTCATTGCTTGCATATAGGAGGAATGAGTATTGAATAGGCTTATAGCATGTTTGGACCTGCTAGTGTTGAATATTCCTCAAACAACTAACATAATCATGATGAGTGAATCGTTGTTCACTTATTCAAATGCACGGGACAACATTAAATTTGAACTGCATCTAGAACTTGCTCGTAATGGTGTTGGTGTCCAAAACTGAGAtgtcatttttctatatttCAGCAATTAGCTTTCTGATGCTCAGATGGTTAGGTGGAATACATGTTAATTATGTCATTTCTTTGAAGTGTTTCTCTTATTAAAGTTGACTTAGTAGTTCACTCATATGTACACTGATTTAGTTTTCTGGGGTTGTCCGGTCATGAAATGTCTGTTTGGCGACCTAAAACCTTTTGTTATCTAAAAGGGCCTGAAGTGTTGTAACTTTGAGCTATTATGGTATGTATGTACGTGTCTATGCAAGTAATAAAGTTTTGAACGACTTCGTAGGTTTAAGCTAACATCATCTGCGATCTTTAGTGGATCTTTTCACTTGGAAATTTTGAAGGAATCATTACTGAGGGCAATTCATGATATTGATGTAGCATTTTCTAAGGTGAGTTCTAACTTTTAtctgttatttattttttatcttcaaaATTTGTCCCCCGCTTTTGCTCTAATTCTAACATTTAAGTAATTGATTCGTCAAGGAAGCATCTAGAGATAATCTTGATTCAGGTTCTACCGCCACTGTTATACTACTAGCAGATGGGAAAATCTTAGTTGCTAATGTTGGAGACTCGAAGGCTCTTTTGTGCTCTGAAGAATTTCAATCTCCATCGGAGGCTAAAGGTCTTGTAGATTTTGGCTAAAACCTTATTTGTTTAGTGTTGTAATGCCAATGTTTATAACATGATATAGATGCATTGGTATAAAGTTATTTGTTTAGTGCTTTAATGCAAATGTTTATAGTTTATACCATAATGGATTATGCATATGCATTGGTATAAGATATCCTGTTCTGAACATTCATAGTATCATGTCATTGCGTGCTTGAATGTTTGTGGTAGCACAGCgtgtttttttcttcatttttatttattatggtTGAAAGTTGATTATTTTTCAGTTATTACAAATCGCAGCCACTTTGTTAAGGTTATACAGGCAGAGACGTCGTGATGGTGCTATTTCTCCCATTAAATTCAATAACGGATTTCAATTGGCAGCTTCCAATGGATTACCTCATTTTTGTGCTAAGGAACTGACAAGCGATCACCATCCAGATAGAGATGACGAAAGGTACCGAGTCGAATCTGCTGGTGGTCATGTCGAAGAGTGGGCTGGTGTGTCGCGAGTCAATGGTCAGTTGGCTGTTTCGCGAGCTATTGGCGATATCTTCTTTAAAAGGTGAGGGCTCACTGTaagaagaaaataatgaaaGTTTGCTATTTCTTCTTGATTGATAAAAGAGTGTTCCTGCTTGATAAAAGAGTTTCTAGATGCACTCTAACTATTGTTTTCACATCATCACCACTGAAGGGCCTTACTTGCATTTTGTGCTGATTCCTTATTTTCCGTACCCGCACACGGATTATTCTCATTCAGTTTCTCTCATGATGTTATCAGGTATGGCGTCATATCGTCGCCTGAGGTGACAGATTGGCAATCTCTGACTCCCAATGACAGCTACCTGGTGGCTGCATCCGATGGTATCTTTGAGAAGCTCAGCCCACAGGATGTTTGTGATCTGTTTTGGGATGTAGATAATCATGGCACTGTGATGTCAGAACTTGCTGCGTCATGCTCATACTCGTTAGCTGATTGCATCGTGGATAGTGCTTCAGAAAAAGGTAGTATGGACAACATGGCAGTTGTTGTAGTTCCACTTAAATCAACTGTTTTCTCTCAGTCGTCGATGAAGGAACAGTTACATGGAGTGGGGAAATTCGACCAGTTAGCTTTTGGAGTGCAAAAATTCATAGGTGAAGAGTCAGGTAATTTTAGTATTCTTAAACTTTCCAATTGGCTACATTTTTTCACGGTCATTGATTTAGAACCAGAATGGCCTATCCTAATCATGTTAAAACTTCATAAAGATTGAGTTCTGATATAGCATAGATGTGTTAATAAAAAAGGGTTACCAGCTTTGAGTTTAGACATTTTTTATTAGATACCGATCATGGTGgaaaaaagtacttaaaatagaggggttttttttgaaattgctgCGAAGATCAATGCCTCTATGACTTAAAACTATTTACCCTCCGTCGGTCTCAAATTGAATTATGACtcgtaacttcttttttttaacgtGCTTGAACAAAGTCTGAAATCAACAAGGCATGTTCTGTTCTCGTCCATGTCAATCATGTGCTTGAACTGGGCACAGAATTTTTCATATTTGACTGTGCTTCAGAATATCTTCCACTTGTCATTTCCATGGTCGAACTTTTCTATGATTCAGGTGCTAATCATACGTTCCATGTTACATATTCTAGGAAATGAATCCTATGTGAAGTACACCACACGATGTTTTTCATGGTCCAACTGTCTGCCTTTACTGTTATCATGTCCTCATGTTAAATCTATGTTCAGACATCAATGTGAcaattttctgtttttgtacTTTGGCCATGCGcttaacttttgtttttgcctaacctttgtcaattttttttatccttctaGAATTGGAGCATGTTCATCCAGTTGTGGCCAAGTTTGACAGGTTATTGGTAAGGCTCAAAAGCAAGCATTTGGATTTCTCTTTTCCTATATTGCTATCTCGCGGTGCTCAAGTTAGTGATTAAAATTGATGTCAACTGAAGTGGTAAGTGTGCTTGTTCTACTCGCTTAAAGCTTGGGTTCTGATCATCACCCTAGAAACTTCCAAAAGCCAATAACAAAATCCATTACCATTCACAAGAAGTTCTGTGGTTGAACTTTGGAGTTATTTAGTTCGATTATTTCTTCTGGTTATTACTTCTTAGATGACTACTAGTGTTTTTCTAATTAAGGGGTTTGGCTGTAGATTTAGTTGGAACAGGCAGTTGAGCATACTCCATCTATTTTTTCTATGTTAAAAGTGATTGAGCGGTCTGAGTTATTTGGTTTGATAAATCTTATGGGTATTGCCTCTTTAGATGGGCAAACTGTTTTGCTTTTTCAATGGTTTGGCATAAATAGGGGGAAGCTgttggatgatgatgatggatTTCCCTCTTTGTTTAGGTTGGAAAAAAGCATGGCACAGTTGGTCATTTTTATCTATCCGAGAACCTTAACGAAGATGTGGATCATACATTCTGGGTTCAGAAGGCTGACCAGCATCATAAGTATGACTTACCACAGGCTTTACCTGAGCCACATGATTACCATTATAGTAAGTAAAGTTGCTCCTATGATGGGTTTTAGTATAAGTCCTTTCAGGCTATCCATGTGAACATGATTGGTGCTCTCATCATTTCTCCCCATATATATGTAGGTTTGTATACATTAATCTTGCCAACCGAAAGATGGAAAATCTTGTGGCATTGATAACTTGAACTTTCTGTATGACATTTTGGTCATCAGCTGTACGTAAAGCCACTTTTAATTGTGCTTTGTCGTAGGTGGGCCTTTAAATTTGTATAACTATCAGAATATGTGCTTGCACTATGGGATGACTGTTAATGAGGATACTGGCAAATGTTTAAATCCTGACGGCTTTGCTGGTTTCCTTGGTCTTCTCGAATCAATTCCTATGCACAATATGGGTTCAGAATATGGATCAGCTGAGCATGCTATGCCTGACTTGAGGTATATTTCACTTACTTGATTTATGTTGTTGCTCTTGCTGACTCCTAGCCTCGAAAAGTTACAACGGTATCACTAAATGGATTTTCCTCAAAGCAGTTCCTCAAGGCACTAATCTGGATTATTTTGAACTGCATCTACTTCTTTACGGTTTTAAATTTGAAACTTGGAGTCTGCCGGGTTCATACCGCTGCTGCAAATGGACTACTTCTAGGGCTGACTTGGGATCAAATCCAACATGTACAGGTAGCCTAGGAAAAGAGAAGGCAGATAGTTCATGTGGGAGATTTTTCCGTTGAATGAAAGAGATTGAGAGATAGGCGATTAGAATCAAAGACAAAGCTTTACCCCTAGCACCTCAGGCTGACAAGCCTCAGGGAACGGAGTTTATTCGAGTTGATACTGGTGCTTGTTGTCAGTTGAGGGGTTTGCATTCTCTCCACTTGTGGATAGTCTTTTCCTTTTGGGCAGAGGTGGCGGAATTCAGAAAATGGTGTGAAAGACTAAAATATACAAAGAAAATATTACCAATTCAATTACGAATACGTTGGTAGTTGTTCCAGAGATCTGCTATTGAATCCCATCTTGATCCCGAAACTAAAACCTCATCTGGAGTCCAATGAGAAGAAACAAAGAGTTCGTAACTCCCTAGTCGCAAAACATAGTCTAagttggttttttatttttatttttttttggtttggctGGATGTGCTAATCCTCATTTATTTGAGCCAATGTGATAAAATACTTATACTTCCTGGTTTTCTTCCATCTCATTCTATTTATTTTCGTATGTTGTTTCTCTTTTCTCGTATAGTAAGGACCTTTAGGTTTTTAACGTGATTCACCTTTATTTGATGCGATTCACCTTTATTTGTTATTAGGTACATTCTAAAGAAACGGTATGGTCGTGGAGCATTTGGAGAAGTTTGGCTGGCGTTTTACTGGAATGGTACAGATGGCAGCAATGCTTCGAATTGGGGTCAACATAACACCAGAGGGTTTAATACTCTTCACTTCGACACATATGGTAGAAATTCTCAAACAAACTCATCTGCTCGTGATTTTAACCGTGGTGCCCCCGAGGACAACTTGTTCATTCTAAAGCGTATAATGGTAAGCAATTAAATTTTCTAATCTTGCATCTTTTCTAGTTTATTCAAGTATTCTTGATCGTCTTAAAGCTTTTTAGTTCTCACCTGATGTTGTGAACTCAACGACATTCCTATATGTCTCTAGCTAGGTTAAGGCGGTTGACTGATGAATCCCCCTTGTCCATCCCCTATAATGATGGGATATCAAATCTCATCTCTTCCCATTATCCTGTGGAGGAAGATAACTCTCGCATGTCCAATTCCACCCAGAAAACAATGATTGTGGTCTGAAGTTAATGAGTACGTTTTAGATACTCAGTGGTGGTAGTCTAGTGAGATCTTGTATATATTGTGCAAAGTATAGGAATGCTTGGTTTTTGGTAAGGTTGTGGAAGATCTTATTATAGATCTGCCAGTGCTTGTGGTGCATCTACCTCTTCGTCAAGCCCCCTTGGATGGCTATTTGGGAGTTTATGCTCACACAAGTATTATGTTTGTGTTTTTCCTGTATCTGTTTGTGGTCGGCAGGTAACTGGAAGCGGTGCTGCTAGATGTGCTTAGGAATATGCTACATTTGTTCCCTTTTTTCCAACTGTTGTTTTTCCACATTTTCCGTCAATTTTTAGCTAGACCTGTAATGTAATGGAGTCCTTTCAGTGTACAGTCACATTTCTGCCGGTCACAAACcatggcatttttttttcctatgagCTGTAGTATGGAGGATAATTCCTGTGTTCGTGGCAAAGTTTATGCTTGTGGTGTGTACTCATccgttcaacttgtggacaaactCTTCATCGTCCGGCATTTCTTTTATGGTCACTTAAGTGGACTAAGGATCTGTGTTGTGAGCTGGATTTCATGTTCTCAAGTTGTATCTTTGCCTGCTGTTTAGACTAAGAAAATTGAAGTTAAGTCTTC contains the following coding sequences:
- the LOC131308546 gene encoding uncharacterized protein LOC131308546 isoform X1, with the translated sequence MKKKRCGIHLVLLGFLLCLPMRIQGESSTCLMVYREGGALAVFQSPKCPRWKLSDYSASPPTARCQSATHQGLRKSQEDRTLCVLDLRIPFPGPSGLTEVIVGIMAVFDGHNGAEASEMASKLLLEYFVLHTYFLLDSTFLFISKRSVGMLPDNEEPYLTFQAINWEDVGNWHASDHERFKLTSSAIFSGSFHLEILKESLLRAIHDIDVAFSKEASRDNLDSGSTATVILLADGKILVANVGDSKALLCSEEFQSPSEAKATLLRLYRQRRRDGAISPIKFNNGFQLAASNGLPHFCAKELTSDHHPDRDDERYRVESAGGHVEEWAGVSRVNGQLAVSRAIGDIFFKRYGVISSPEVTDWQSLTPNDSYLVAASDGIFEKLSPQDVCDLFWDVDNHGTVMSELAASCSYSLADCIVDSASEKGSMDNMAVVVVPLKSTVFSQSSMKEQLHGVGKFDQLAFGVQKFIGEESELEHVHPVVAKFDRLLVGKKHGTVGHFYLSENLNEDVDHTFWVQKADQHHKYDLPQALPEPHDYHYSGPLNLYNYQNMCLHYGMTVNEDTGKCLNPDGFAGFLGLLESIPMHNMGSEYGSAEHAMPDLRYILKKRYGRGAFGEVWLAFYWNGTDGSNASNWGQHNTRGFNTLHFDTYGRNSQTNSSARDFNRGAPEDNLFILKRIMVERGTSVYLSGLREKYFGEVFLNASTFIGSLPSAKLSESVLKESQPDFSELPKTNESVAHETGDAWNLDNISQYRNRLQRVTYEEGLNHIARYVESFESRSNEIWLVFRHEGVSLSKILYTAEKVGNSTDDERDEHAKHVQILRPSKWWHWLKTTEAGQEEMRNLIWQLLMALKSCHERNITHRDVKPENMVICFEDQDSGRCLIGIPSKDMRYTTKMRMIDFGSAMDMFTMKLLYGSVGPSRSEQTYEYTPPEALLNSSWYQGPMQTILKYDMWSAGVVFLELILGSPDVFQISALTSALLDQHLEGWNEGLKELAHKLRAFMELCILMPVSSSKKYHVSGMKGGGANSPASWKCSEEYFSQQIKNRDPLKIGFPNVWALRLVRQLLVWDPDERLSVDEALQHPYFQTNLQG
- the LOC131308546 gene encoding uncharacterized protein LOC131308546 isoform X2, with amino-acid sequence MKKKRCGIHLVLLGFLLCLPMRIQGESSTCLMVYREGGALAVFQSPKCPRWKLSDYSASPPTARCQSATHQGLRKSQEDRTLCVLDLRIPFPGPSGLTEVIVGIMAVFDGHNGAEASEMASKLLLEYFVLHTYFLLDSTFLFISKRSVGMLPDNEEPYLTFQAINWEDVGNWHASDHERFKLTSSAIFSGSFHLEILKESLLRAIHDIDVAFSKEASRDNLDSGSTATVILLADGKILVANVGDSKALLCSEEFQSPSEAKASNGLPHFCAKELTSDHHPDRDDERYRVESAGGHVEEWAGVSRVNGQLAVSRAIGDIFFKRYGVISSPEVTDWQSLTPNDSYLVAASDGIFEKLSPQDVCDLFWDVDNHGTVMSELAASCSYSLADCIVDSASEKGSMDNMAVVVVPLKSTVFSQSSMKEQLHGVGKFDQLAFGVQKFIGEESELEHVHPVVAKFDRLLVGKKHGTVGHFYLSENLNEDVDHTFWVQKADQHHKYDLPQALPEPHDYHYSGPLNLYNYQNMCLHYGMTVNEDTGKCLNPDGFAGFLGLLESIPMHNMGSEYGSAEHAMPDLRYILKKRYGRGAFGEVWLAFYWNGTDGSNASNWGQHNTRGFNTLHFDTYGRNSQTNSSARDFNRGAPEDNLFILKRIMVERGTSVYLSGLREKYFGEVFLNASTFIGSLPSAKLSESVLKESQPDFSELPKTNESVAHETGDAWNLDNISQYRNRLQRVTYEEGLNHIARYVESFESRSNEIWLVFRHEGVSLSKILYTAEKVGNSTDDERDEHAKHVQILRPSKWWHWLKTTEAGQEEMRNLIWQLLMALKSCHERNITHRDVKPENMVICFEDQDSGRCLIGIPSKDMRYTTKMRMIDFGSAMDMFTMKLLYGSVGPSRSEQTYEYTPPEALLNSSWYQGPMQTILKYDMWSAGVVFLELILGSPDVFQISALTSALLDQHLEGWNEGLKELAHKLRAFMELCILMPVSSSKKYHVSGMKGGGANSPASWKCSEEYFSQQIKNRDPLKIGFPNVWALRLVRQLLVWDPDERLSVDEALQHPYFQTNLQG
- the LOC131308546 gene encoding uncharacterized protein LOC131308546 isoform X3; the protein is MLETRRLFCALKNFNLHRRLKLLQIAATLLRLYRQRRRDGAISPIKFNNGFQLAASNGLPHFCAKELTSDHHPDRDDERYRVESAGGHVEEWAGVSRVNGQLAVSRAIGDIFFKRYGVISSPEVTDWQSLTPNDSYLVAASDGIFEKLSPQDVCDLFWDVDNHGTVMSELAASCSYSLADCIVDSASEKGSMDNMAVVVVPLKSTVFSQSSMKEQLHGVGKFDQLAFGVQKFIGEESELEHVHPVVAKFDRLLVGKKHGTVGHFYLSENLNEDVDHTFWVQKADQHHKYDLPQALPEPHDYHYSGPLNLYNYQNMCLHYGMTVNEDTGKCLNPDGFAGFLGLLESIPMHNMGSEYGSAEHAMPDLRYILKKRYGRGAFGEVWLAFYWNGTDGSNASNWGQHNTRGFNTLHFDTYGRNSQTNSSARDFNRGAPEDNLFILKRIMVERGTSVYLSGLREKYFGEVFLNASTFIGSLPSAKLSESVLKESQPDFSELPKTNESVAHETGDAWNLDNISQYRNRLQRVTYEEGLNHIARYVESFESRSNEIWLVFRHEGVSLSKILYTAEKVGNSTDDERDEHAKHVQILRPSKWWHWLKTTEAGQEEMRNLIWQLLMALKSCHERNITHRDVKPENMVICFEDQDSGRCLIGIPSKDMRYTTKMRMIDFGSAMDMFTMKLLYGSVGPSRSEQTYEYTPPEALLNSSWYQGPMQTILKYDMWSAGVVFLELILGSPDVFQISALTSALLDQHLEGWNEGLKELAHKLRAFMELCILMPVSSSKKYHVSGMKGGGANSPASWKCSEEYFSQQIKNRDPLKIGFPNVWALRLVRQLLVWDPDERLSVDEALQHPYFQTNLQG